The following proteins come from a genomic window of Nocardiopsis sp. YSL2:
- a CDS encoding long-chain-fatty-acid--CoA ligase — protein MELALTPLDFARRARRLYRDREAVVDRGLRLTYEEFFDRCDRWSSVLAGMGVAPGDRVAYIAPNTHAQLESFYAVPQLGAVLVPVNFRLAADDFVYIVNHSGAKVLCVHADQIDTVDGVRDRMPGVERFVALEGARPGWEDYEALLADAAPDYPRAEIDENQLLTINYTSGTTARPKGVMITHRNAYMNTVGVLTHLRIGVGERYLWTLPMFHANGWTYTWTVTAAGATHVCLPAVDPATVYELVRSEGVTWMCAAPTVLIMLSNTPKDVRGDVPPGVNVVTAGASPAADTIERLEDGLGWTVTQVYGLTETAPFITVCEPRPEHAPLGTRERAAVKARQGVELITSGELRVVDGAGAEVPWDGTTVGEITVRGNVVMRGYYNDPEATEHVMRDGWFHTGDAAVTHPDGYVEIQDRIKDVIISGGENISSVEVEGVLLRHPAVLEAAVVGVPHERWGETPRACVVLRDGAAATEQDLIAFARGNMAHFKAPTQVEFVAQLPKTATGKIQKYVLRGGASAVSRQ, from the coding sequence ATGGAACTCGCACTCACCCCCCTGGACTTCGCCCGCCGCGCACGCCGCCTGTACCGCGACCGCGAGGCGGTGGTCGACCGGGGGCTCCGCCTGACCTACGAGGAGTTCTTCGACCGCTGCGACCGCTGGTCCTCGGTCCTGGCGGGCATGGGCGTGGCCCCCGGCGACCGCGTCGCCTACATCGCCCCCAACACCCACGCCCAGCTGGAGTCCTTCTACGCGGTGCCGCAGCTGGGCGCCGTCCTGGTCCCGGTGAACTTCCGCCTGGCCGCCGACGACTTCGTCTACATCGTCAACCACTCCGGCGCGAAGGTCCTGTGCGTGCACGCCGACCAGATCGACACCGTCGACGGGGTGCGCGACCGCATGCCGGGCGTGGAACGGTTCGTCGCACTCGAGGGCGCGCGCCCGGGCTGGGAGGACTACGAGGCCCTCCTCGCCGACGCCGCGCCCGACTACCCGCGCGCGGAGATCGACGAGAACCAGCTGCTGACGATCAACTACACGTCCGGGACGACCGCGCGCCCCAAGGGTGTGATGATCACGCACCGCAACGCCTACATGAACACCGTGGGCGTCCTGACCCACCTGCGGATCGGGGTCGGCGAGCGGTACCTGTGGACCCTGCCGATGTTCCACGCCAACGGCTGGACCTACACCTGGACGGTGACCGCGGCGGGCGCCACCCACGTGTGCCTTCCGGCCGTGGACCCGGCCACCGTGTACGAGCTGGTGCGCTCCGAGGGCGTGACCTGGATGTGCGCGGCCCCCACCGTCCTGATCATGCTCTCCAACACCCCGAAGGACGTGCGCGGCGACGTCCCGCCGGGCGTCAACGTGGTGACCGCGGGCGCCTCACCGGCGGCCGACACCATCGAACGCCTGGAGGACGGCCTGGGATGGACGGTCACCCAGGTCTACGGCCTGACCGAGACCGCGCCCTTCATCACCGTGTGCGAGCCCCGGCCCGAGCACGCACCGCTGGGCACGCGCGAGCGCGCCGCCGTCAAGGCCCGCCAGGGCGTCGAGCTCATCACCTCAGGCGAGCTGCGGGTGGTCGACGGGGCCGGCGCCGAGGTCCCCTGGGACGGCACGACGGTCGGGGAGATCACGGTCCGCGGGAACGTCGTCATGCGGGGCTACTACAACGACCCCGAGGCCACCGAGCACGTCATGCGGGACGGCTGGTTCCACACCGGCGACGCCGCCGTCACCCACCCCGACGGCTACGTGGAGATCCAGGACCGGATCAAGGACGTCATCATCTCCGGCGGGGAGAACATCTCGTCGGTGGAGGTGGAGGGGGTCCTGCTGCGGCATCCGGCCGTGCTGGAGGCGGCGGTGGTCGGCGTGCCCCACGAGCGCTGGGGCGAGACGCCGCGCGCGTGCGTGGTGCTCAGGGACGGGGCCGCGGCCACCGAGCAGGACCTGATCGCGTTCGCGCGCGGCAACATGGCGCACTTCAAGGCGCCCACCCAGGTGGAGTTCGTGGCGCAGCTGCCCAAGACCGCCACGGGCAAGATCCAGAAGTACGTACTGCGCGGCGGAGCCTCCGCGGTCTCCCGGCAGTAG
- a CDS encoding anti-sigma factor: MRRTLSHDQHTLAGAYALHSLAPSEAVRFEDHLAGCDSCRQEVRGFSETAARLAAATARTPPPGLRERVLADVARTRQLAPAPERLPEPRRRWGWGLGLVLAACLAVVVAVGAVAVDQIRQVRELRENEQRIAAVLAAPDAAYTTAEPMEGVTVSLVYSESEGRLVFSSYGLTDREDEDYQLWLTRDDGTVTSAGVLAIDDTGAADPLLAGVEEGEASGVAVTVEPEGGSEQPTSDPVMAMPLES; encoded by the coding sequence GTGAGAAGGACGCTGAGTCACGACCAGCACACGCTGGCGGGCGCCTACGCCCTGCACTCCCTGGCGCCGTCGGAGGCGGTCCGGTTCGAGGACCACCTGGCCGGGTGCGACTCCTGCCGCCAGGAGGTCCGCGGGTTCTCCGAGACCGCCGCCCGGCTCGCCGCCGCCACGGCCCGCACGCCGCCCCCCGGGCTGCGCGAGCGGGTGCTGGCCGACGTGGCCCGGACACGGCAGCTCGCCCCGGCGCCCGAGCGCCTGCCCGAGCCCCGCCGCCGGTGGGGGTGGGGTCTGGGGCTCGTCCTGGCGGCCTGCCTCGCGGTGGTCGTCGCCGTGGGCGCCGTGGCCGTGGACCAGATCCGCCAGGTACGGGAGCTGCGCGAGAACGAGCAGCGCATCGCCGCCGTGCTCGCCGCCCCGGACGCCGCCTACACCACGGCGGAGCCGATGGAGGGCGTGACCGTGTCGCTGGTGTACTCCGAGAGCGAGGGCCGCCTCGTCTTCAGCTCCTACGGTCTGACCGACCGGGAGGACGAGGACTACCAGCTGTGGCTCACCCGGGACGACGGCACCGTCACCTCCGCCGGCGTCCTCGCCATCGACGACACGGGCGCCGCCGACCCGCTGCTGGCCGGAGTCGAGGAGGGCGAGGCCAGCGGTGTGGCGGTCACCGTGGAACCGGAGGGCGGCTCCGAGCAGCCCACCTCCGACCCCGTGATGGCCATGCCCCTGGAGAGCTGA
- a CDS encoding MFS transporter has translation MTSERQHPSRPPGRVPPIGGPEEFGPLLRNRDFQALWTSRFFAGLGKESGEVAYPLLTLLLAGSAAQAGVIGASQVATAMVAAVVGGSLADRVDRRVVLLCCDVGRFLLLSGFAVFLVVGEATPVGVVAVAVCSSALMGVSNPVAMAAVKQLVPASQVADAAAQNQIRFFTTTALGAPLAGFLFGLGRAFPFAAEALTYLVSAGLVLCVRRPMQAPVHDSRERWTLRGAVSGFAVLAKHPILRPMMLWIVVFNVAFTHTGAFLAIIATADAQGATNVEIGLTVSVAGTGGLLGSLTAGAVVRWVRPTTTFLVAAWAAPACGLALTVAPNVLSLGLIVGCVFATVPCVNAVFYGYVAASVTDGYQGRVLGAVMFVSLVSQPVGILGIGIVFDHAGSTWVFLMMALVSGLAALFTLSPVMRDLPRPEDVAVA, from the coding sequence ATGACGTCGGAACGGCAACACCCGTCCCGGCCTCCCGGGCGGGTGCCCCCGATCGGCGGCCCCGAGGAGTTCGGCCCCCTGCTGCGCAACCGGGACTTCCAGGCCCTGTGGACCAGCCGCTTCTTCGCCGGACTCGGCAAGGAGAGCGGCGAGGTCGCCTACCCCCTCCTGACCCTCCTCCTGGCCGGATCGGCCGCCCAGGCCGGCGTGATCGGGGCGTCCCAGGTCGCTACCGCCATGGTCGCGGCGGTGGTCGGCGGGTCCCTCGCCGACCGGGTCGACCGCCGCGTGGTCCTGCTCTGCTGCGACGTGGGCCGGTTCCTCCTGCTGTCCGGCTTCGCCGTCTTCCTCGTCGTGGGCGAGGCCACCCCGGTGGGGGTCGTGGCCGTCGCCGTGTGCTCGTCGGCGCTGATGGGCGTGTCCAACCCGGTCGCGATGGCCGCCGTCAAGCAGCTGGTACCGGCGTCCCAGGTGGCCGACGCGGCCGCGCAGAACCAGATCCGCTTCTTCACCACCACCGCTCTCGGAGCACCCCTGGCAGGGTTCCTGTTCGGCCTCGGCCGCGCCTTCCCCTTCGCCGCCGAGGCCCTGACCTACCTGGTGTCGGCCGGGCTCGTCCTGTGCGTCCGGCGGCCGATGCAGGCTCCCGTCCACGACTCCCGCGAGCGGTGGACCCTGCGCGGCGCCGTCAGCGGGTTCGCTGTCCTGGCCAAGCACCCCATCCTGCGCCCGATGATGCTCTGGATCGTGGTGTTCAACGTCGCCTTCACCCACACCGGCGCGTTCCTCGCCATCATCGCCACCGCCGACGCCCAGGGGGCGACCAACGTCGAGATCGGCCTGACGGTGTCCGTGGCCGGCACCGGGGGCCTGCTGGGGTCCCTGACCGCCGGGGCGGTGGTCCGCTGGGTGCGCCCCACGACCACCTTCCTCGTGGCGGCCTGGGCCGCGCCGGCCTGCGGGCTCGCGCTGACGGTGGCCCCCAACGTGCTCTCACTGGGGCTCATCGTCGGCTGCGTGTTCGCGACCGTGCCGTGCGTCAACGCGGTCTTCTACGGCTACGTCGCCGCCTCGGTCACCGACGGGTACCAGGGACGCGTGCTCGGCGCCGTCATGTTCGTGTCCCTGGTCTCGCAACCGGTCGGCATCCTCGGCATCGGCATCGTCTTCGACCACGCCGGATCCACCTGGGTGTTCCTGATGATGGCGCTGGTCTCCGGACTCGCCGCGCTGTTCACGCTCTCACCCGTCATGCGCGACCTGCCCCGCCCCGAGGACGTGGCCGTCGCCTGA
- the sigK gene encoding ECF RNA polymerase sigma factor SigK gives MDEEAAVPREVGSRPAVPAAHRLGELLREVARGDERAFGEVYDLVSPTVYGLVRRILRDPAQSEEVAQEVLVDVWRSACRYDERRGTPHAWVMTLAHRRAVDRVRSEQAATDREARAAASDTRRPYDEVAEEVTDRLESERVRRCLDTLTELQCESVRLAYYGGYTYREVARLLTTPLGTIKTRMRDGLIRLRDCLGVEW, from the coding sequence ATGGACGAGGAAGCCGCGGTGCCCCGCGAGGTCGGGTCGCGTCCGGCGGTTCCGGCCGCCCACCGGCTCGGCGAGCTGCTGCGCGAGGTGGCACGAGGGGACGAGCGCGCCTTCGGGGAGGTGTACGACCTGGTGAGCCCCACTGTGTACGGTCTGGTGCGCCGGATCCTGCGCGACCCCGCCCAGTCGGAGGAGGTGGCCCAGGAGGTGTTGGTCGACGTGTGGCGGTCCGCGTGCCGCTACGACGAGCGCCGGGGGACGCCCCACGCGTGGGTGATGACGCTCGCCCACCGCCGGGCGGTGGACCGGGTGCGATCCGAGCAGGCCGCGACCGACCGCGAGGCCCGCGCGGCCGCTTCGGACACGCGGCGGCCCTACGACGAAGTGGCCGAGGAGGTCACCGACCGGCTGGAGAGCGAACGGGTGCGCCGATGTCTGGACACCCTCACCGAACTGCAGTGCGAGTCGGTCCGGCTCGCCTACTACGGGGGATACACCTACCGTGAGGTCGCCCGGCTGCTGACCACGCCGCTGGGCACCATCAAGACGCGGATGCGCGACGGGTTGATCAGGCTTCGGGACTGTTTGGGGGTGGAGTGGTGA
- a CDS encoding CynX/NimT family MFS transporter has product MRPTSLLARPDRPSARPDTAAPTGAPALRGRLLALAAITCAALNLRLVVTSLSPLLTTIGADFGFTTTVVGVFGALPLVAFALFGLATPAVMRRLGAEATAVLSMLLAAVGQLARAFAPDTGTLLLLTAVALTGAALGNVVVPPLIKQYFPDRLAALSTVQMVAIHLGALFPPLVAVPLAEVAGWRFALGAWSLLALAAAGLWAVQWRRPGGTAAPRAGESAGGEPPLARPVWRVGMAWRMAVLFGMVTWNVFTLFTWLPTLLADAGHSGAFSGGMVSLMVGSSLMFGLVAPTITVRAANTFPIVAFGIAGYLAGYLGIALAPQALAPLWAVFLGLGTGLFVVMMTMINARSTTARGSAALSGFVQGTGSGIALGGPLLFGLLGELTGGWTASYVLVAGGSLAVATVVAYVERTPWSIEAAAVGHRPD; this is encoded by the coding sequence ATGAGACCTACTTCCCTCCTGGCCCGCCCCGACCGACCGTCGGCACGGCCGGACACCGCGGCTCCCACCGGAGCCCCAGCACTGAGGGGCCGCCTCCTGGCCCTGGCGGCCATCACCTGCGCGGCACTGAACCTGCGCCTGGTGGTGACCTCCCTGTCGCCCCTGTTGACCACGATCGGGGCGGACTTCGGCTTCACCACCACCGTCGTGGGCGTCTTCGGCGCCCTGCCTCTGGTCGCCTTCGCGCTGTTCGGACTGGCCACCCCCGCCGTCATGCGCCGACTGGGCGCCGAGGCCACCGCGGTGCTCAGCATGCTGCTGGCCGCGGTCGGGCAGCTGGCCCGCGCCTTCGCCCCCGACACCGGCACCCTGCTGCTGCTCACCGCGGTCGCCCTGACCGGTGCCGCGCTGGGCAACGTCGTGGTGCCCCCGCTCATCAAGCAGTACTTCCCCGACCGGCTGGCCGCCCTGAGCACGGTCCAGATGGTCGCGATCCACCTGGGTGCCCTGTTCCCGCCGCTGGTCGCCGTCCCACTGGCCGAGGTGGCCGGGTGGCGCTTCGCCCTCGGCGCCTGGTCCCTGCTCGCTCTGGCCGCCGCCGGGCTCTGGGCCGTCCAGTGGCGCCGCCCCGGCGGTACCGCCGCGCCGAGAGCGGGTGAGTCCGCCGGTGGCGAGCCGCCGCTGGCGCGCCCGGTCTGGCGGGTGGGCATGGCCTGGCGGATGGCGGTGCTCTTCGGGATGGTGACCTGGAACGTCTTCACCCTGTTCACGTGGCTGCCGACACTGCTGGCCGACGCCGGCCACTCCGGGGCGTTCTCCGGCGGCATGGTGTCGCTCATGGTGGGGTCGAGCCTGATGTTCGGCCTGGTGGCGCCCACGATCACCGTGCGGGCCGCCAACACCTTCCCGATCGTCGCGTTCGGGATCGCCGGCTACCTCGCCGGCTACCTGGGGATCGCGCTCGCGCCCCAGGCACTGGCCCCGCTGTGGGCGGTCTTCCTGGGGCTGGGCACCGGCCTGTTCGTGGTCATGATGACCATGATCAACGCCCGCAGCACCACGGCCAGGGGGTCGGCCGCTCTGTCGGGCTTCGTCCAGGGGACCGGCAGCGGCATCGCGCTGGGCGGGCCGCTCCTGTTCGGGCTGCTCGGCGAGCTGACCGGTGGCTGGACCGCGTCGTACGTGCTGGTCGCCGGGGGATCGCTGGCCGTCGCCACGGTCGTGGCCTACGTGGAGCGCACGCCGTGGAGCATCGAGGCGGCCGCCGTCGGCCACCGTCCGGACTGA
- a CDS encoding VOC family protein, whose protein sequence is MITTDFVSGSPCWIELGASDLQRSLDFYHGLFGWQAESAGPDTGGYMILRSGGKAVGGAAPLMEEGQPPAWSLYFQTDDTEATTRTVTRLGGTVHVGPMDVMGMGVMAHYSDPQGSHFAAWQPLSFPGLEAVDEPNSLMWVELWTPDGDAGRAFYAELFGWEFEAFPLPEDQGTYWVLTPAGAGADRGMGGLMPAGPEMLGATQGRGDWHPVFHVEDPEAVTARVGESGGTVYMGPEEMPGVGRLSACADPDGNTFVLLKPSPM, encoded by the coding sequence ATGATCACCACCGACTTCGTCTCGGGCTCGCCCTGCTGGATCGAGCTCGGTGCGTCCGACCTCCAGAGGTCGCTGGACTTCTACCACGGCCTCTTCGGCTGGCAGGCCGAGTCGGCCGGTCCCGACACCGGCGGCTACATGATTCTCAGGTCCGGGGGCAAGGCCGTGGGAGGGGCGGCTCCGCTCATGGAGGAGGGGCAGCCGCCGGCGTGGTCGCTGTACTTCCAGACCGATGACACCGAGGCCACGACGCGGACCGTGACGCGGTTGGGCGGCACCGTCCACGTCGGGCCGATGGACGTCATGGGCATGGGCGTCATGGCGCACTACTCCGACCCCCAGGGCTCGCACTTCGCCGCCTGGCAGCCCCTGTCCTTCCCCGGGCTGGAGGCCGTCGACGAGCCGAACAGCCTCATGTGGGTCGAGCTGTGGACCCCCGACGGCGACGCGGGCCGCGCGTTCTACGCCGAACTCTTCGGGTGGGAGTTCGAGGCGTTCCCGCTCCCGGAGGACCAGGGCACCTACTGGGTGCTCACCCCGGCCGGCGCCGGTGCGGACAGGGGCATGGGCGGACTGATGCCGGCGGGCCCCGAGATGCTCGGCGCCACCCAGGGCCGGGGCGACTGGCACCCGGTATTCCACGTGGAGGATCCCGAAGCCGTCACGGCCAGGGTCGGCGAGAGCGGTGGCACGGTCTACATGGGTCCGGAGGAGATGCCGGGCGTGGGCCGCCTGTCCGCCTGCGCGGACCCGGATGGCAACACCTTCGTCCTCCTCAAGCCGTCCCCGATGTGA
- a CDS encoding molybdopterin-dependent oxidoreductase yields the protein MNTERRGETTPPRERRRVVTGSVIGLLAVGAALGAAELVAGLSGSASPVVAVGDVVVDATPAFLMEWAIALFGTADKIVLVTGIAAVLFAAGAVLGVLALRRPVLGYAGLAVFAAAGLAAVLLRRAGDPWAAAPVVFGAAAGALALALLLRSARTVHGPGRKGRPQASADAETTPAQVGPDHGQGRRGFVLTATGVLVGSATAGAVGRWIPNALGGAGARSSLALPAAAEPLPALPAGTDLGIPGLTPFSTPNADFYRIDTALTVPRLDSTRWRLRVHGMVDEPFEIDMDELLAMPLVEADITMTCVSNQVGGDLAGNSRWLGFPLADLLRRAGVQAGADQILSTSDDGWTCGTPTEVVMDGRDALLAVGMGGEPLPHSHGYPARMVVPGLYGFVSATKWVTDIKLTRFADEKAYWAQRGWAVRAPIKVMSRVDVPAPLGRVSSGDVTLAGVAWAQHRGVDAVEVRVDEGEWWEAELAQVPGIDTWVQWVAETELAPGPHTVQVRATDAEGRTQTSERAEPIPDGASGWHSIRFTAE from the coding sequence ATGAACACTGAGAGGCGCGGGGAGACCACCCCGCCACGTGAGAGGCGACGGGTCGTCACGGGGTCGGTGATCGGCCTCCTGGCGGTCGGCGCCGCCCTGGGCGCCGCCGAGCTCGTGGCCGGGCTGTCCGGATCCGCGTCCCCCGTGGTGGCCGTCGGCGACGTGGTCGTCGACGCCACGCCCGCGTTCCTCATGGAGTGGGCGATCGCGCTGTTCGGGACGGCCGACAAGATCGTGCTCGTCACCGGCATCGCGGCCGTCCTCTTCGCGGCCGGTGCCGTCCTCGGAGTGCTCGCGCTCCGGCGGCCCGTCCTCGGCTACGCGGGACTGGCTGTGTTCGCGGCGGCCGGCCTGGCCGCCGTCCTCCTGCGCCGCGCCGGAGACCCGTGGGCCGCCGCTCCGGTGGTCTTCGGCGCGGCCGCGGGAGCCCTGGCCCTCGCGCTCCTGTTGAGGAGCGCGCGGACGGTCCACGGACCGGGGAGGAAGGGGAGGCCGCAGGCATCGGCGGACGCGGAGACCACTCCCGCTCAGGTGGGACCCGACCACGGCCAGGGGAGACGCGGTTTCGTTCTGACCGCGACGGGTGTCCTGGTCGGGTCCGCGACCGCCGGTGCCGTCGGCCGTTGGATCCCGAACGCGCTGGGCGGGGCGGGAGCGCGGTCGTCGCTCGCCCTGCCCGCCGCGGCGGAGCCCCTGCCCGCGCTGCCGGCCGGGACCGACCTCGGCATCCCGGGCCTGACGCCCTTCAGCACCCCCAACGCCGACTTCTACCGGATCGACACCGCCCTCACCGTGCCCAGGCTGGACTCGACCCGCTGGCGCCTGCGCGTGCACGGCATGGTCGACGAGCCCTTCGAGATCGACATGGACGAGCTGCTCGCCATGCCGCTGGTCGAGGCCGACATCACGATGACGTGCGTGTCCAACCAGGTCGGCGGAGACCTGGCCGGCAACAGCCGCTGGCTGGGCTTCCCGCTGGCCGACCTGCTGCGCCGGGCAGGGGTCCAGGCGGGCGCGGACCAGATCCTCAGCACCTCCGACGACGGGTGGACCTGCGGGACGCCCACCGAGGTCGTGATGGACGGGAGGGACGCCCTGCTGGCCGTCGGCATGGGCGGCGAGCCGCTGCCCCACAGCCACGGCTACCCCGCGCGGATGGTCGTCCCGGGCCTGTACGGCTTCGTCAGCGCCACCAAGTGGGTCACCGACATCAAGCTCACCCGGTTCGCGGACGAGAAGGCCTACTGGGCCCAGCGCGGCTGGGCGGTCCGGGCGCCGATCAAGGTGATGTCCCGCGTGGACGTCCCCGCTCCCCTGGGCCGCGTGTCCTCCGGCGACGTCACCCTGGCGGGCGTGGCCTGGGCCCAGCACCGCGGCGTGGACGCCGTGGAGGTGCGCGTGGACGAGGGCGAGTGGTGGGAGGCCGAACTCGCCCAGGTCCCCGGGATCGACACCTGGGTCCAGTGGGTCGCCGAGACCGAACTCGCACCCGGCCCGCACACGGTCCAGGTCCGGGCGACCGACGCCGAGGGCCGCACACAGACCTCGGAGCGTGCCGAGCCGATCCCCGACGGGGCCTCCGGCTGGCACAGCATCCGTTTCACCGCCGAATAG
- a CDS encoding fasciclin domain-containing protein translates to MIRKSTLTVTAAAAALAFGLTACGDMSEEDTDAASENTSAEETTGGEDMESEGMTETVGENFGSGCAAVPEDGEGSFEGMADDPVATAASNNPALSTLVTAVGEADLGDTLNSAEDITVFAPANSAFEKIPEEDLNALLADQDQLTEVLTYHVVEGRQAPADLEDGTFTSLQGGEVTATGSGEDYTVNGDSAVVCGNVQTANATVYIVDTVLMPE, encoded by the coding sequence ATGATTCGCAAGAGCACTCTCACTGTGACCGCCGCCGCTGCCGCCCTCGCATTCGGCCTGACCGCCTGCGGGGACATGAGCGAAGAGGACACCGACGCGGCCTCGGAGAACACGAGCGCGGAGGAGACCACGGGCGGGGAGGACATGGAGAGCGAGGGCATGACGGAGACCGTCGGCGAGAACTTCGGCTCCGGCTGCGCCGCGGTGCCCGAGGACGGGGAAGGCAGCTTCGAGGGGATGGCCGACGACCCGGTGGCGACCGCCGCGTCCAACAACCCGGCGCTGTCCACCCTCGTGACCGCCGTGGGCGAGGCCGACCTGGGCGACACGCTCAACTCGGCGGAGGACATCACCGTCTTCGCCCCGGCCAACTCCGCCTTCGAGAAGATCCCCGAGGAGGACCTGAACGCCCTGCTGGCCGACCAGGACCAGCTCACCGAGGTCCTGACCTACCACGTGGTGGAGGGCCGCCAGGCCCCCGCCGACCTGGAGGACGGCACGTTCACGTCCCTGCAGGGTGGCGAGGTCACCGCGACCGGCTCCGGCGAGGACTACACGGTGAACGGCGACTCCGCGGTGGTCTGCGGCAACGTGCAGACCGCCAACGCCACCGTCTACATCGTCGACACGGTGCTCATGCCCGAGTAG
- a CDS encoding Lrp/AsnC family transcriptional regulator has product MADLDELDTAILAELQSDARKTNRDVAAAVGASPTTTLDRTRALREKGVIRGSLLDVDLDLIGRPVQALITVSVVKPSRHNIEAFRDWVRSLPDTLSVFVTSGSEDFLIHVALPDNNSLYAFVIDKLTERPEVADVRASIVYEHLRNERITPTNAHGRRRA; this is encoded by the coding sequence ATGGCTGATCTTGACGAACTTGATACGGCGATCCTGGCCGAACTCCAGTCGGACGCACGAAAAACCAACCGCGACGTGGCCGCCGCGGTGGGCGCGTCGCCCACCACGACCCTCGATCGGACCCGCGCGCTGCGAGAAAAGGGTGTGATTCGCGGCTCACTCCTGGACGTGGACCTGGACCTCATCGGCCGCCCGGTCCAGGCGCTCATCACCGTGAGCGTCGTGAAACCCTCGCGGCACAACATCGAGGCCTTCCGCGACTGGGTCCGCTCGCTCCCGGACACGCTGTCGGTCTTCGTCACCTCGGGCAGCGAGGACTTCCTGATCCACGTGGCCCTGCCGGACAACAACAGCCTGTACGCGTTCGTGATCGACAAGCTGACCGAGCGCCCCGAGGTCGCCGACGTGCGCGCCTCGATCGTCTACGAGCACCTGCGCAACGAGCGCATCACCCCGACCAACGCCCACGGCCGCCGCCGCGCCTGA
- a CDS encoding OmpA family protein, translating to MARKSPLTVVALLVSGSLLLTGCSVTDDLSGWWSETFGDASGPPEVREEFPYVREGRIFQDTGQDTEMRFAVTGLERTDEYTVMRYEVTYLDDFSGPNRNLSMAHTLVDPLTGRVYRQFLDEEGLKYGSESPNQDGLYPVHDGVTNEYVRYFPRLPDETAQVTFVGSGLGAMTGIPVQDVEEETPAPENPNGPDHLTLDNPPPSGENLTFANRRPEEDALADEGWVQSFVDSEIASTTRDGDREIISLHSDVMFAFDEASLTEEAEEVVRRAATTLATNVDPEDPTITVIGHTDGIGSASYNDNLSVERAESVRDLLAEEIGAGYTLEVEGRGMDEPVAREGGPDDEQARARNRRVEFSYVFNDTVEATEEEEYDDDGLGAAQRNVTWPAPFSDDPGSVVAEGELDGVRLEVYPLRRDGAYVIGTVAFTNTTDEPLVPELGGTDAIQAGGPEQFNKGTLGGFQLLEPEAGLVRYVAQMDFGEGRYSSFAEEVHMLQPDNTYDLVAVFPAPPVDVEELTLRAGPFGEFEEIPVVY from the coding sequence ATGGCGCGGAAGTCGCCCCTCACCGTGGTCGCGCTGTTGGTCTCGGGCAGCCTCCTGCTCACCGGCTGCTCCGTCACCGACGACCTGTCCGGCTGGTGGTCGGAGACGTTCGGGGACGCGTCCGGCCCGCCCGAGGTCCGCGAGGAGTTCCCCTACGTCCGTGAGGGCCGGATCTTCCAGGACACCGGCCAGGACACCGAGATGCGCTTCGCCGTCACCGGACTGGAGCGGACCGACGAGTACACGGTCATGCGCTACGAGGTGACCTACCTCGACGACTTCTCCGGCCCCAACCGGAACCTGAGCATGGCCCACACGCTCGTGGACCCGCTCACCGGCCGCGTGTACCGCCAGTTCCTGGACGAGGAGGGCCTCAAGTACGGATCGGAGAGCCCCAACCAGGACGGCCTCTACCCCGTGCACGACGGGGTCACCAACGAGTACGTCCGGTACTTCCCGCGGCTGCCCGACGAGACGGCCCAGGTGACCTTCGTCGGCAGCGGCCTGGGGGCCATGACCGGGATCCCCGTCCAGGACGTGGAGGAGGAGACCCCGGCCCCGGAGAACCCCAACGGGCCCGACCACCTCACCCTCGACAACCCGCCCCCCTCGGGCGAGAACCTGACCTTCGCCAACCGGCGGCCCGAGGAGGACGCGCTCGCCGACGAGGGCTGGGTGCAGAGCTTCGTCGACTCGGAGATCGCCTCGACCACCCGGGACGGCGACCGCGAGATCATCTCGCTGCACTCCGACGTGATGTTCGCCTTCGACGAGGCCTCCCTCACCGAGGAGGCCGAGGAGGTCGTGCGCCGCGCGGCCACCACGCTGGCGACCAACGTCGACCCCGAGGACCCGACCATCACCGTCATCGGCCACACCGACGGCATCGGGTCCGCCTCCTACAACGACAACCTGTCCGTGGAGCGCGCGGAGAGCGTGCGCGACCTGCTCGCCGAGGAGATCGGGGCGGGGTACACCCTGGAGGTCGAGGGCCGCGGCATGGACGAGCCGGTGGCCCGCGAGGGCGGCCCGGACGACGAGCAGGCGCGCGCCCGCAATCGCCGCGTCGAGTTCTCCTACGTCTTCAACGACACGGTGGAGGCCACCGAGGAGGAGGAGTACGACGACGACGGCCTGGGCGCCGCCCAGCGCAACGTCACCTGGCCCGCGCCCTTCAGCGACGACCCCGGGTCGGTGGTGGCCGAGGGCGAGCTCGACGGCGTGCGCCTGGAGGTCTACCCGCTGCGCCGCGACGGCGCCTACGTGATCGGCACGGTGGCCTTCACCAACACCACCGACGAGCCGCTCGTACCGGAACTGGGCGGCACCGACGCCATCCAGGCCGGCGGCCCGGAGCAGTTCAACAAGGGCACGCTCGGCGGCTTCCAGCTCCTGGAGCCGGAGGCCGGGCTGGTGCGGTACGTGGCGCAGATGGACTTCGGCGAGGGGCGCTACAGCAGCTTCGCCGAGGAGGTCCACATGCTGCAGCCGGACAACACCTACGACCTGGTGGCGGTCTTCCCCGCGCCCCCGGTCGACGTGGAGGAGCTGACCCTGCGCGCCGGGCCCTTCGGCGAGTTCGAGGAGATCCCGGTCGTGTACTGA